The Opitutaceae bacterium genome window below encodes:
- a CDS encoding YjhG/YagF family D-xylonate dehydratase, whose protein sequence is MPADPLFDSGNDEIYRLRTTAPGPTGSLPLDGPQLAAMPSGDLFGWTQNAGMGWNPARLLGREFLILSTQGGIRAPDGRPIALGFHTGHWEVGLLMEEAARVFSASGAIPFAAYCSDPCDGRTNGTVGMLDSLAYRNDAATVLRRLIRSLPTRRGVMGVATCDKGLPAMLMALAGTHALPTILVPGGVTLLAEGAEDTGLVQTLATRYARGEISLEHAANMGCRACGSPGGGCQFMGTAATSQVVAEALGLTLPHGALNPSGAEIWRDLARRSALALMQLEKARTTTRDILTDDSIHNAMTAHAAIGGSTNLVLHVPAIAHAAGLSRPTVHDWIRINRSVPRLVDVLPNGPKHYATVQVFLAGGVPEVMLHLRDAGLLRLDARTVTGLPLGENLLWWEKSERRRRLRDLLHKLDGIDPDHVIMNPATARSRGLSSTITFLRGNLAPEGALVKSTAIAPELLGADGVFRHEGPARIFTTEAAAIAAVKAGTVVAGDVMVLVGIGPGIGMPETYQVTAALKYTKHGGNIALITDGRFSGVSTGACIGHISPEAWAGGPIGKLREGDRIRLIIDTRSLEGSVDVVSLDAAAFNARTRHPDLKPDSRVPADTRLWAALQNASGGSWGGSVYDADRIATLLERALEAEKLAR, encoded by the coding sequence GACGGGCAGCCTGCCACTGGACGGTCCGCAACTGGCCGCCATGCCGAGCGGCGATCTCTTCGGCTGGACGCAGAACGCGGGCATGGGATGGAATCCGGCCCGGCTGCTCGGCCGGGAGTTTCTCATCCTGAGCACCCAGGGCGGAATCCGCGCGCCCGACGGCCGACCGATCGCGCTCGGGTTTCACACGGGACACTGGGAGGTCGGACTGCTCATGGAGGAGGCGGCGCGCGTTTTCTCCGCGTCCGGGGCGATTCCCTTCGCCGCGTACTGCAGCGATCCGTGCGACGGCCGGACCAACGGAACCGTCGGCATGCTCGACAGCCTCGCCTACCGGAACGACGCCGCGACTGTATTGAGACGTCTGATACGCTCGCTGCCCACGCGCCGCGGCGTGATGGGCGTGGCCACCTGCGACAAGGGGCTTCCCGCCATGCTGATGGCCCTCGCGGGAACGCACGCGCTGCCGACGATTCTCGTGCCCGGCGGAGTCACCCTGCTCGCCGAGGGGGCCGAGGACACCGGGCTGGTCCAGACGCTGGCGACACGGTATGCGCGAGGTGAAATCTCCCTCGAGCACGCCGCCAACATGGGATGCCGCGCCTGCGGCTCGCCAGGCGGCGGCTGCCAGTTCATGGGCACGGCGGCCACCAGCCAGGTCGTCGCCGAGGCTCTCGGGCTCACCCTCCCCCACGGCGCGCTGAATCCGTCCGGCGCGGAGATCTGGCGCGATCTCGCCCGGCGCTCGGCGCTCGCCCTGATGCAGCTCGAAAAGGCGCGTACGACGACCCGTGACATTCTCACCGACGACTCGATCCACAACGCCATGACGGCCCATGCCGCGATCGGAGGATCGACGAACCTGGTCCTGCACGTGCCCGCAATCGCGCACGCCGCCGGACTGTCGCGCCCGACTGTTCACGACTGGATCCGGATCAACCGGTCCGTTCCCCGCCTGGTCGACGTTCTGCCCAACGGACCGAAACACTACGCGACCGTGCAGGTGTTTCTCGCCGGCGGGGTGCCCGAGGTGATGCTCCATCTTCGCGACGCAGGCCTGCTCAGGCTCGATGCGCGAACCGTGACCGGCCTGCCGCTCGGCGAGAACCTCCTGTGGTGGGAAAAATCCGAGCGCCGCCGGCGCCTGCGCGATCTGCTCCACAAGCTCGACGGCATCGATCCCGATCATGTCATCATGAATCCGGCCACAGCACGCAGCCGCGGGTTGAGCAGCACGATCACTTTCCTGCGCGGCAACCTCGCTCCGGAGGGCGCGCTCGTGAAAAGCACGGCGATAGCGCCCGAGCTGCTCGGCGCGGACGGCGTGTTTCGCCACGAGGGCCCGGCGCGCATCTTCACAACCGAGGCCGCCGCCATCGCCGCCGTCAAGGCCGGCACCGTGGTGGCCGGCGACGTCATGGTGCTGGTGGGCATCGGCCCCGGCATCGGCATGCCGGAAACCTACCAGGTCACCGCCGCGCTCAAGTACACGAAGCACGGCGGGAACATCGCGCTCATCACCGACGGGCGCTTCTCCGGAGTTTCGACCGGCGCCTGCATTGGACACATCAGCCCGGAAGCCTGGGCCGGCGGCCCGATTGGAAAACTGCGCGAAGGCGATCGCATCCGACTGATCATCGACACGCGCTCCCTTGAAGGCAGCGTCGATGTCGTCTCGCTGGACGCGGCCGCCTTCAATGCACGCACGCGCCACCCCGACTTGAAACCGGATTCACGCGTGCCCGCCGACACGCGCCTGTGGGCGGCGCTGCAGAACGCAAGCGGAGGAAGCTGGGGCGGGAGCGTCTACGACGCCGACAGGATCGCCACGCTGCTCGAACGCGCGCTCGAGGCCGAAAAGCTCGCCCGGTGA
- a CDS encoding thioredoxin fold domain-containing protein — MNRLLLALLFLIPGLDLRAGKSAWLPIENQVSEISHSQDVTVVHFWAPWCSNCAAELADGAWSSFVASNPKVHFVFVTIWNTEDGRDLLARHGLGKQANFQLLLHPNGSRRQEDMMRTFMGFPVTWTPTTWVFRDGKLRYALNYGEIRFPMLQQMLDDTARSW; from the coding sequence ATGAATCGGTTGTTGCTTGCCCTGCTATTCCTGATCCCCGGCCTTGACTTGCGCGCCGGAAAATCGGCCTGGTTGCCGATCGAAAATCAGGTTTCGGAAATTTCGCATTCACAGGATGTCACTGTGGTGCATTTCTGGGCGCCGTGGTGTTCAAACTGCGCCGCTGAACTGGCAGATGGAGCCTGGAGCAGCTTTGTCGCGTCGAACCCGAAGGTGCATTTTGTTTTTGTGACCATCTGGAACACCGAGGACGGCCGTGATCTGCTCGCTCGTCACGGTCTTGGAAAGCAGGCGAACTTTCAGCTTCTCCTGCATCCCAACGGCTCGCGCAGGCAGGAGGACATGATGAGGACCTTCATGGGATTCCCCGTCACCTGGACTCCCACGACCTGGGTTTTTCGGGACGGAAAACTGCGCTATGCGCTGAACTACGGCGAAATCAGGTTCCCCATGCTCCAGCAGATGCTGGATGACACCGCCCGCTCTTGGTAG
- a CDS encoding RNA-binding transcriptional accessory protein yields the protein MSEPSVTAPLAPPSTSKAPNPEHVLRVSQELGIKVFQVAATAQLFSEGATVPFIARYRKEATGELDEVQVTAVRDRLEQMAQLDERRAAILASLKERNLLTPDLEKAIVAAQTLTALEDIYLPFRPKKRTRATIAREKGLEPLADLILAQDPATDPIAAAQACVGREYTPDDGKKVAATIGSVEEALSGARDIIAERMSDDKDARARLRARFQTDAVISSKVVTGKEASPEAAKFKDYFDWSEPLAKAPSHRVLAMRRGEKELFLMMRIALPDETGALSDLDALFVKRAPGTNPAAEKTCAGQVRLAIADAYKRLLAPALETEMRLDSKKRADEAAIKVFTDNLRELLLAAPLGQKTVMAIDPGFRTGCKIVMLDRQGKLLHNDVVFPDRHAVEASEKIKGFIEFFKIEAIAIGNGTAGRETEAFVRELGLPASIPVVMVNESGASIYSASEVAREEFPDHDLTVRGSVSIGRRLMDPLAELVKLDPKSIGVGQYQHDVDQPALKRSLDDTVISCVNGVGVELNTASKQLLSYVSGLNASVASAIVARRNEHGPFKTRAELREVPRLGPKAYEQAAGFLRIRDASHPLDASGVHPERYPLVEKMAADLGCSVADLVRDSKLRSRVRLDDYVSADVGLPTLNDIMAELAKPGRDPRQKFEAFAFDSSVHKPEDLKPGMRLPGIVTNVTAFGAFVDIGVHQDGLVHVSQLADTFVKDPGAVVKPQQKVSVTVLEVDLARNRIALSLKSNPQIAGRSASAGFSPRSGTAPSAATGPRGRTSAPAPRPDSNASLAGDWFSAALNKKR from the coding sequence ATGTCCGAACCATCCGTCACCGCGCCCCTCGCACCTCCTTCCACCTCCAAGGCTCCCAATCCGGAGCATGTTCTGCGTGTGTCCCAGGAGCTCGGCATCAAGGTGTTCCAGGTTGCCGCAACCGCACAGCTCTTTTCCGAGGGAGCCACCGTGCCGTTCATCGCCCGCTACCGCAAGGAGGCGACAGGTGAACTGGACGAGGTGCAGGTTACCGCCGTGCGCGACCGGCTCGAACAAATGGCGCAACTCGACGAACGCAGGGCGGCCATTCTTGCGTCGCTCAAGGAGCGCAACCTGCTCACCCCCGATCTGGAAAAAGCGATCGTTGCGGCCCAGACGCTCACCGCGCTTGAGGACATTTATCTCCCCTTCCGACCGAAGAAGCGCACGCGGGCGACGATCGCGCGGGAGAAGGGGCTCGAACCTCTCGCGGATCTCATACTGGCGCAGGATCCGGCGACGGATCCCATCGCCGCCGCACAGGCCTGCGTCGGGCGGGAGTACACTCCGGACGATGGGAAAAAAGTGGCGGCAACGATAGGTTCCGTTGAGGAGGCGCTGTCCGGCGCGCGCGACATCATCGCAGAGCGGATGAGCGATGACAAGGATGCCCGCGCCCGCCTGCGCGCACGTTTTCAGACCGATGCAGTCATTTCGTCGAAGGTCGTCACGGGCAAGGAAGCCTCTCCCGAGGCGGCCAAGTTCAAGGACTATTTCGACTGGTCGGAGCCGCTCGCCAAAGCCCCGAGCCACCGTGTTCTCGCCATGCGCCGCGGAGAAAAGGAGCTCTTCCTCATGATGCGCATCGCGCTTCCCGACGAAACGGGCGCGCTTTCCGACCTCGATGCGCTTTTTGTCAAGAGAGCGCCTGGAACAAATCCCGCGGCTGAGAAAACCTGCGCCGGCCAGGTGCGGCTCGCCATTGCGGACGCCTACAAGCGGCTGCTCGCACCCGCCTTGGAAACTGAAATGCGGCTCGACTCGAAAAAGCGCGCCGACGAGGCCGCAATCAAGGTCTTCACCGACAACCTTCGGGAACTGCTGCTCGCCGCTCCGCTCGGACAAAAGACCGTCATGGCGATCGACCCAGGGTTTCGCACCGGCTGCAAGATCGTGATGCTCGACCGACAGGGAAAGCTGCTGCACAACGACGTTGTTTTTCCTGATCGGCACGCAGTCGAGGCCTCCGAAAAAATCAAGGGGTTCATCGAGTTCTTCAAGATCGAGGCCATCGCGATCGGAAACGGCACCGCCGGGCGCGAAACCGAGGCGTTTGTCCGCGAGCTTGGCCTGCCAGCGTCGATTCCCGTCGTCATGGTGAACGAGTCGGGCGCATCGATCTACTCGGCGAGCGAGGTGGCCCGCGAGGAGTTTCCAGATCATGATCTGACGGTGCGCGGATCCGTCTCCATCGGCCGCCGCCTGATGGATCCACTGGCGGAACTCGTGAAGCTCGATCCAAAGTCAATCGGCGTCGGACAGTACCAGCACGACGTCGATCAACCCGCGCTCAAGCGGTCGCTCGACGACACCGTCATAAGCTGCGTGAACGGCGTGGGTGTCGAACTCAACACCGCGTCGAAGCAACTGCTGAGCTACGTGTCAGGCCTCAACGCCTCGGTCGCCTCAGCGATCGTCGCGCGGCGCAACGAGCATGGTCCGTTCAAGACGCGCGCAGAGCTGCGCGAGGTGCCGCGGCTCGGGCCGAAGGCCTACGAGCAGGCCGCCGGATTTCTGCGCATTCGCGACGCATCCCATCCGCTCGACGCGAGCGGCGTGCATCCTGAACGTTATCCTCTTGTCGAAAAGATGGCCGCGGATCTCGGCTGCTCGGTGGCGGACCTGGTCCGCGATTCCAAGCTCCGCTCCAGAGTCAGGCTCGATGACTACGTCTCCGCCGACGTCGGCCTGCCGACGCTCAACGACATCATGGCGGAGCTGGCAAAGCCGGGTCGGGATCCACGTCAGAAATTCGAAGCCTTCGCCTTCGATTCCAGCGTGCACAAGCCCGAGGATCTCAAGCCAGGCATGCGACTGCCCGGCATCGTCACCAATGTCACGGCATTCGGCGCCTTCGTCGACATCGGCGTTCACCAGGACGGACTCGTGCACGTCAGCCAGCTGGCGGACACCTTTGTCAAGGATCCTGGCGCGGTCGTGAAGCCCCAGCAGAAGGTTTCCGTGACCGTGCTGGAGGTGGATCTGGCCCGCAACCGCATCGCGCTCTCGCTCAAGAGCAACCCGCAGATCGCGGGCCGCAGCGCATCAGCGGGATTCTCCCCGCGGTCAGGCACGGCGCCCAGCGCCGCAACCGGACCGCGCGGCAGGACCTCCGCGCCGGCACCGCGCCCCGATTCCAATGCGTCGCTTGCCGGCGACTGGTTCAGCGCCGCGTTGAACAAGAAACGCTGA
- a CDS encoding type II toxin-antitoxin system VapC family toxin, with product MLTFLDTNVCIDLLRGKVRGLRLPGYPQCRLSSIVVAELWAGVCKSQDPDRHRRTLTAFLELFEVVPFDDEAARHYGEIRAHLESAGRPIGPLDQLIAGQVRSRAATLLTANLREFQRVPGLKCLAWG from the coding sequence ATGCTCACTTTCCTCGACACGAATGTCTGCATCGATCTCCTGCGCGGAAAAGTGCGAGGGCTAAGGCTGCCCGGGTACCCGCAATGCAGGTTGTCGTCCATCGTTGTGGCAGAACTGTGGGCCGGAGTTTGCAAGTCGCAGGATCCCGACAGGCATCGCAGGACGCTCACCGCGTTTCTTGAGCTTTTCGAGGTGGTTCCCTTTGACGACGAAGCCGCCCGGCACTACGGGGAAATCCGCGCACACCTTGAGTCCGCCGGCAGGCCGATCGGGCCCTTGGATCAACTGATCGCAGGCCAGGTGCGAAGCCGTGCGGCGACGCTACTGACTGCGAATCTGCGGGAGTTTCAGCGCGTGCCCGGACTCAAGTGTCTGGCTTGGGGATAG
- a CDS encoding AbrB/MazE/SpoVT family DNA-binding domain-containing protein translates to MKTARLFRHGGSQAVRLPREFRFEGGEVFLEKRGEEVVLRPMRGRRLRSLRDVAKYMAKLGADFPGRDQPRSEQQRDLTW, encoded by the coding sequence ATGAAGACAGCCAGGCTTTTCAGGCATGGAGGCAGCCAGGCGGTGCGACTGCCCAGGGAGTTCCGCTTCGAGGGCGGCGAGGTGTTCTTGGAAAAAAGGGGCGAAGAGGTGGTGCTGCGGCCCATGCGCGGGAGGCGGCTTCGTTCGCTCCGGGATGTCGCGAAATACATGGCGAAATTGGGCGCGGATTTCCCTGGCAGGGACCAGCCTCGCTCGGAACAGCAGAGGGATTTGACCTGGTAG
- the glgA gene encoding glycogen synthase GlgA, giving the protein MKILFVTPEVEPFVKVGGLADMVGALPKDLAAAGHDVRVVCPLYGSVKRIGSWTPHVQPLGIDVGDAAVWARTWETHLPGTTVPVYFLENDHYYGRGGVYGDAEGAYSDNDLRFIILARASLTLCLQMDWIPDVVHAHDWTTGFVPVMLNTVLRNSALKDTASVFTVHNLEYQGHAHRRALKFSHVPESEFHPESLEALGAVNPLKAGLYHATKITTVSPTYAREIRTPEGGFGLDPVLRFRGADLIGILNGIDDVSWNPATDKALPANFSMDSLAGKAVCKTALQTRLELDAGSRAPLYGVVARLASQKGLDLLADALPKVMSEMDVQVALLGSGDNALETAFRTLALRYPGRIGVHIGFDGSLARLIQAGADFFVMPSRAEPCGLTQMYAMRYGAPPIVRSTGGLIDTVENYNEKTGAGTGFRFDAANASALANTMGWACSTYYDRPAHYAALQRTGMSRDFSWKQSASRYIDVYRWAVQQRTGRPLDSIH; this is encoded by the coding sequence ATGAAAATCCTCTTCGTAACTCCCGAGGTCGAACCGTTTGTCAAGGTGGGCGGCCTGGCCGACATGGTCGGCGCGCTGCCCAAGGACCTTGCGGCCGCGGGACATGACGTGCGCGTGGTCTGCCCGCTCTATGGATCGGTCAAACGCATCGGTTCATGGACCCCTCATGTGCAGCCGCTCGGCATCGACGTGGGGGATGCCGCGGTGTGGGCGCGCACCTGGGAAACTCATCTGCCGGGAACGACCGTGCCGGTCTATTTCCTGGAAAACGACCACTACTACGGCCGCGGCGGCGTCTACGGCGACGCCGAGGGCGCCTACAGCGACAACGATCTTCGCTTCATCATTCTCGCCCGGGCCTCGCTCACGCTCTGCCTCCAGATGGACTGGATTCCGGATGTTGTCCATGCCCACGACTGGACCACGGGATTTGTGCCTGTGATGTTGAACACCGTGCTGCGGAATTCCGCGCTCAAGGACACCGCCTCCGTCTTCACGGTCCACAACCTCGAATATCAGGGGCACGCCCATCGCCGCGCCCTGAAGTTCTCCCATGTGCCCGAATCAGAATTTCATCCCGAGAGCCTGGAGGCCCTCGGCGCGGTCAATCCCCTGAAGGCGGGGCTCTATCACGCCACAAAGATCACGACGGTAAGCCCCACCTACGCGCGGGAGATCCGCACTCCGGAGGGCGGTTTCGGCCTGGATCCAGTGCTGCGTTTCCGCGGCGCGGACCTCATCGGCATCCTCAATGGAATCGATGATGTGAGCTGGAATCCCGCCACGGACAAGGCGCTTCCGGCCAACTTCTCCATGGACTCCCTGGCGGGAAAGGCGGTCTGCAAGACCGCCCTTCAAACGAGACTCGAACTCGACGCGGGTTCCCGGGCGCCGCTATACGGCGTGGTCGCGCGGCTCGCCTCGCAGAAGGGACTGGATCTGCTGGCGGACGCGCTTCCGAAGGTGATGTCGGAAATGGATGTGCAGGTGGCGCTTCTGGGTTCAGGCGACAACGCGCTCGAGACGGCTTTCCGCACGCTCGCGCTGCGCTACCCAGGGCGGATCGGGGTACACATCGGGTTCGACGGCTCGCTCGCGAGATTGATCCAGGCCGGAGCAGATTTCTTTGTCATGCCCAGTCGCGCCGAGCCGTGCGGACTCACCCAGATGTACGCCATGCGTTACGGAGCGCCGCCGATCGTCCGCTCGACCGGGGGACTCATCGACACCGTGGAAAACTACAACGAGAAAACCGGCGCAGGCACCGGGTTCCGCTTCGATGCGGCGAATGCCAGCGCCCTCGCCAACACGATGGGCTGGGCCTGCTCAACCTACTACGACCGCCCCGCGCACTACGCGGCGCTTCAGCGCACCGGCATGAGCCGCGACTTCAGCTGGAAACAGTCCGCATCCCGCTACATCGATGTCTATCGCTGGGCCGTTCAGCAACGCACCGGACGTCCGCTTGATTCCATACACTGA
- a CDS encoding VOC family protein, translating to MPARPPKPNPPIHPGVRIGHIHLKVADLERSIAFYSGVLGFQLVQRFNKQAAFLSIGGYHHFIGLNTWESKGGVTPPPGTTGLFHAAILYPTRPALADALRRLNKARIELDGASDHGVSESLYLRDPDGNGLELTWDKPLDKWPRNSEGEIVMTTVCIDLDSLLAEPPVVL from the coding sequence ATGCCGGCCAGACCCCCCAAGCCCAATCCACCGATCCATCCGGGTGTCCGCATTGGACACATCCATCTCAAGGTGGCCGACCTCGAGCGTTCCATTGCCTTCTACTCCGGTGTGCTCGGTTTTCAATTGGTGCAGCGCTTCAACAAGCAGGCCGCCTTTCTTTCAATCGGAGGCTACCATCACTTCATCGGCCTCAACACCTGGGAGAGCAAGGGCGGCGTCACTCCTCCGCCAGGCACGACAGGGCTGTTTCACGCAGCCATCCTCTATCCCACCCGCCCGGCCCTGGCGGACGCCCTGCGCCGTCTCAACAAGGCAAGAATTGAACTCGACGGGGCATCGGACCACGGCGTGAGCGAATCCCTCTACCTCCGCGATCCGGACGGCAATGGGCTCGAGCTGACCTGGGACAAGCCGCTCGACAAATGGCCGAGGAATTCCGAGGGGGAAATCGTCATGACGACCGTGTGCATTGATCTGGACAGCCTGCTGGCCGAGCCGCCCGTCGTGCTCTGA
- a CDS encoding penicillin-binding protein activator LpoB, with the protein MNARILVFSAVAMPAALFLGGCETPAAYTDSKGTGTVVSLDQIDIQDWNRAADELVASLLASGVLERAPEQPAILAVSRIVNNTMQQIDTDSLTKKIRVELNRSGKTITTTTLGLGGKAEDPLAKEAAEMQAMLGGQKKTTTLPYYTLSGKLLEDRARAGRTRQVTYTFQMSLTTVKDGLAVWEDEKQITKIGTKPSVGF; encoded by the coding sequence GCCGCGTTGTTTCTTGGCGGCTGCGAAACACCCGCCGCCTACACCGACTCCAAAGGCACCGGCACCGTCGTTTCGCTCGATCAGATCGACATACAGGACTGGAATCGCGCGGCCGATGAGCTCGTCGCATCGCTCCTGGCCAGCGGCGTGCTCGAACGCGCTCCGGAGCAGCCGGCGATCCTGGCCGTCTCGCGGATCGTGAACAACACCATGCAGCAGATCGACACGGACTCGCTCACCAAGAAGATCCGCGTTGAATTGAACCGCTCGGGCAAGACCATCACGACGACAACGCTCGGACTGGGTGGCAAGGCGGAGGATCCGCTCGCGAAGGAAGCGGCGGAAATGCAGGCGATGCTTGGCGGCCAGAAGAAAACCACGACGCTGCCGTATTACACGCTTTCGGGAAAACTGCTCGAGGATCGAGCGCGCGCGGGGCGGACCCGCCAGGTCACCTACACCTTCCAGATGTCGCTCACCACGGTGAAGGACGGCCTTGCCGTCTGGGAGGACGAGAAACAGATCACGAAGATTGGCACGAAGCCGTCGGTTGGGTTTTGA